From a region of the Danio aesculapii chromosome 4, fDanAes4.1, whole genome shotgun sequence genome:
- the LOC130222211 gene encoding ladderlectin-like, protein MMILSLLLLFIFSMGNAADLDEKCPCGWRNSGSRCFKFFSTSVSWVTAEKNCQSLGANLASVHNKVENDFLLSLAGDSTRCWIGGYDAEDAENWFWSDGSPFGYTNWCSGEPNNKNTEHCLEINWTANHCWNNTPCSSTQGYICARKL, encoded by the exons ATGATGATTCTCAGTCTTCTGCtgcttttcattttctccatggGGAATGCTGCAG ACTTGGATGAGAAATGCCCCTGTGGGTGGAGAAACTCTGGATCTCGATGCTTTAAGTTTTTCTCCACGTCTGTTAGTTGGGTCACAGCAGAG AAAAACTGTCAAAGTCTTGGTGCGAATCTTGCTTCTGTGCATAACAAAGTGGAAAATGACTTCCTGCTGAGTCTGGCTGGTGATTCCACACGTTGCTGGATTGGGGGCTATGATGCTGAAGAT GCAGAAAATTGGTTTTGGTCTGATGGATCTCCATTTGGTTATACCAACTGGTGTTCAGGAGAGCCTAACAACAAGAATACAGAACACTGCTTGGAGATCAACTGGACAG CGAACCACTGCTGGAATAATACACCTTGTTCAAGTACACAAGGCTATATTTGTGCCAGAAAACTGTGA